Proteins encoded by one window of Ramlibacter tataouinensis:
- a CDS encoding YbaK/EbsC family protein — MCGAELNALPEGVQRVARLLQDKGHPHAPVMLDDAARTAQQAADALGIAVGQIAKSIIFRRKSDDAAVLVVTSGDRRVDEKKVDALVGKTGRADADFVKSRTGYSIGGVSPVGHAQPPVTLIDRELFRFDEIWAAAGHPHGVFRLRPQDLERLTGAPVADVVQEPAA; from the coding sequence ATGTGCGGCGCTGAATTGAATGCACTTCCCGAAGGCGTCCAGCGGGTCGCCCGCCTGCTGCAGGACAAGGGCCACCCGCACGCGCCCGTGATGCTGGACGACGCGGCGCGCACGGCGCAGCAGGCGGCCGACGCGCTGGGCATCGCGGTCGGCCAGATCGCCAAGAGCATCATCTTCCGCCGCAAGTCGGACGACGCGGCGGTGCTGGTGGTGACCTCGGGCGACCGGCGCGTGGACGAGAAGAAGGTCGATGCGCTGGTCGGCAAGACCGGCCGCGCCGATGCCGACTTCGTCAAGTCGCGCACCGGCTACTCGATCGGCGGCGTGTCGCCGGTCGGCCACGCGCAGCCGCCGGTGACGCTGATCGACCGCGAACTGTTCCGCTTCGACGAGATCTGGGCCGCGGCCGGCCACCCGCACGGCGTCTTCCGGCTGCGGCCGCAGGACCTGGAGCGCCTCACGGGCGCGCCGGTCGCCGACGTGGTGCAGGAGCCCGCGGCGTGA
- a CDS encoding hydroxymethylglutaryl-CoA lyase: MKLPSRVKIVDVGPRDGLQNEKGQVPAEVKIGLVHRLQDAGLKEIEVTSFVSPKWVPQMADAAEVMAGIQRRPDVRYSVLTPNLKGFEAALPSRPDEIVVFGAASEAFSRKNINCSIAESIERFAPVVEAARAQGIHVRGAISTAVGCPYEGEVAPERVEMVARLMQQIGVQHVGVADTIGVGTPRKVQAAMEAALKHYAIDDVSGHFHDTYGQALGNTLACLEMGIWQYDTSSAGLGGCPYAKGATGNVATEDVVYLLHGLGIETGIDLDKLVDAGKYISDFLQRQPNSRAATAILNKRIG; encoded by the coding sequence ATGAAGCTGCCATCCAGAGTCAAGATCGTCGACGTCGGCCCGCGCGACGGGCTGCAGAACGAGAAGGGCCAGGTGCCCGCCGAAGTCAAGATCGGGCTGGTGCACCGCTTGCAGGACGCCGGCCTGAAGGAGATCGAGGTCACCAGCTTCGTCTCGCCCAAGTGGGTGCCGCAGATGGCCGACGCCGCCGAGGTGATGGCCGGCATCCAGCGCCGCCCGGACGTGCGCTACTCGGTGCTGACGCCCAACCTGAAGGGCTTCGAGGCCGCGCTGCCGAGCCGCCCCGATGAGATCGTGGTGTTCGGCGCCGCCAGCGAGGCCTTCAGCCGCAAGAACATCAACTGCTCGATCGCCGAGAGCATCGAGCGCTTCGCACCGGTGGTGGAAGCGGCGCGGGCCCAAGGCATCCATGTTCGCGGCGCGATCTCCACCGCGGTCGGCTGTCCCTACGAGGGCGAGGTCGCGCCCGAGCGGGTCGAGATGGTGGCGCGCCTGATGCAGCAGATCGGCGTGCAGCACGTCGGCGTGGCCGACACCATTGGCGTCGGCACGCCGCGCAAGGTGCAGGCCGCCATGGAAGCGGCACTGAAGCACTACGCCATCGACGACGTCTCCGGCCACTTCCACGACACCTACGGCCAGGCGCTGGGCAACACGCTGGCCTGCCTGGAGATGGGCATCTGGCAGTACGACACCTCGTCCGCCGGGCTGGGCGGCTGCCCCTACGCGAAGGGCGCCACCGGCAACGTCGCCACCGAGGACGTGGTCTACCTGCTGCACGGGCTGGGCATCGAGACCGGCATCGACCTGGACAAGCTGGTCGATGCGGGCAAGTACATCAGCGATTTCCTGCAGCGCCAGCCGAATTCCCGCGCGGCGACGGCGATCCTCAACAAGAGGATCGGCTGA
- a CDS encoding DUF4126 domain-containing protein yields the protein MDGIPALIDPPQFLALAAALGFASGFRLYAAVFFTGLAGFMGWIELPAGLHVLQHPAVLGASGFMLFVEFFADKIPYLDSAWDAVHTVIRIPAGAALAAGALGADSTAMAWIAALVGGGLAATSHATKMTTRAAVNTSPEPFSNMAVSLFEDGWVVFLLWLSATHPAIFTVVLVVSVIAALVLLVLLLKFLQAVARELRDFFAGRRAPRLP from the coding sequence ATGGACGGCATCCCCGCCCTGATCGACCCTCCGCAGTTCCTGGCGCTGGCGGCGGCGCTGGGCTTTGCCAGCGGTTTCCGGCTGTACGCGGCGGTGTTCTTCACCGGACTGGCCGGCTTCATGGGCTGGATCGAGCTGCCGGCCGGCCTGCACGTGCTGCAGCACCCGGCCGTGCTGGGCGCCAGCGGCTTCATGCTGTTCGTCGAGTTCTTCGCCGACAAGATCCCGTACCTGGATTCGGCCTGGGATGCGGTCCACACCGTGATCCGCATTCCCGCCGGTGCCGCGCTGGCGGCGGGCGCGCTGGGCGCCGACAGCACGGCGATGGCCTGGATCGCGGCGCTGGTGGGCGGCGGGCTGGCCGCCACCAGCCATGCCACCAAGATGACCACGCGCGCCGCGGTCAACACCTCGCCGGAGCCGTTCTCCAACATGGCGGTGTCGCTGTTCGAGGACGGCTGGGTGGTGTTCCTGCTGTGGCTGTCGGCCACCCACCCGGCCATCTTCACCGTGGTGCTGGTCGTGAGCGTGATCGCGGCCCTCGTGCTGCTGGTGCTGCTGCTGAAGTTCCTGCAAGCCGTGGCGCGCGAGTTGCGTGACTTTTTCGCCGGGCGCCGCGCGCCCCGGCTGCCTTGA
- a CDS encoding 2-hydroxychromene-2-carboxylate isomerase translates to MKTLTFYLDFISPYAYLAFERLPQALQGLSYQVEYRPVLFAGLLKHHGQLGPAEIAGKREWTYRQVLWLAHAQGVPMQMPAAHPFNPLGLLRLALACGPNRYVCETLFRHVWRGGADAADAARLQALQRQLAPARDPGSDEVKNELKQATQAAIERGLFGVPTLAVDDKLFWGFDALPMLRAYLEGDDWFAANWDRVAQSVDGSSMSSRRKPGTIAG, encoded by the coding sequence ATGAAGACCCTCACCTTCTACCTCGACTTCATCTCGCCGTACGCGTACCTCGCCTTCGAACGGTTGCCGCAGGCGCTGCAGGGCCTGAGCTACCAGGTCGAGTACCGGCCGGTGCTGTTCGCCGGCCTGCTCAAGCACCACGGCCAGCTCGGCCCGGCTGAGATCGCCGGCAAGCGCGAGTGGACCTACCGGCAGGTGCTGTGGCTCGCGCATGCCCAGGGCGTGCCGATGCAGATGCCGGCGGCGCACCCCTTCAACCCGCTCGGCCTGCTGCGGCTGGCGCTGGCCTGCGGCCCCAACCGCTATGTCTGCGAGACGCTGTTCCGGCACGTCTGGCGCGGCGGCGCGGATGCGGCCGATGCGGCGCGGCTGCAGGCCTTGCAGCGGCAGCTGGCGCCGGCGCGCGATCCGGGCAGCGATGAAGTCAAGAACGAATTGAAACAGGCGACCCAGGCCGCGATCGAGCGCGGCCTGTTCGGGGTGCCGACGCTGGCCGTCGACGACAAGCTGTTCTGGGGCTTCGACGCGTTGCCGATGCTGCGGGCCTACCTGGAAGGCGACGACTGGTTCGCCGCGAACTGGGACCGCGTGGCGCAGTCGGTCGACGGCAGCAGCATGTCATCCCGGCGAAAGCCGGGAACAATCGCCGGCTGA
- a CDS encoding acetyl-CoA carboxylase biotin carboxylase subunit, which yields MFKKILIANRGEIACRVASTARRLGVKTVAVYSEADASAKHVAACDEAVLIGGPAPKDSYLRWDRILEAARASGAQAIHPGYGFLSENEDFANACAEAGLVFIGPPASAIQAMGLKAESKRLMEQAGVPLVPGYHGAGQDAALLQREADRIGYPVLIKASAGGGGKGMRAVDRPEDFEAALASCQREARNSFGSDAVLVEKYVQRPRHIEIQVFGDSHGNLVYLFERDCSVQRRHQKVLEEAPAPGMTPQLRQRMGEAAVAAARAVGYVGAGTVEFIVEQGAGGEMAFFFMEMNTRLQVEHPVTEAITGLDLVEWQLRVAAGEPLPLKQEDLRIHGHAIEARICAENPDNNFLPSTGQLRVYRTPEATEFLAREGVPRIDSGVREGDPITPFYDSMIAKLIVHGDTREQALARLDEALARMHIVGLATNVQFLRHVVKSRSFAQADLDTALIPREQAALFGQEPVGFATAAAAAVASTLLRERADEGSDPFSRRDGWRAWGDATRRFGFEFGGEPREAELAWRRDGSLHLSADGVTGPLSFSVADGGAVDLQFAGHRTRAHVYAQGETDHVFTPQGAAQIVALDLLAHAGEGESEGGRLTAPMPGKVVSFAVKAGDAVQKGQALAVLEAMKMEHTIAAPADGTVAELLYAPGDQVAEGAELLRLAAA from the coding sequence ATGTTCAAGAAGATCCTGATTGCCAACCGGGGAGAGATTGCTTGCCGGGTCGCATCGACCGCACGCCGACTGGGCGTGAAGACGGTGGCCGTGTACTCGGAAGCGGACGCCAGTGCCAAGCACGTCGCGGCCTGCGACGAGGCCGTGCTGATCGGCGGCCCGGCGCCCAAGGACAGCTACCTGCGCTGGGACCGCATCCTGGAGGCGGCGCGCGCCAGCGGCGCCCAGGCCATCCATCCCGGCTACGGCTTCCTGAGCGAGAACGAGGACTTCGCCAACGCCTGCGCCGAAGCGGGGCTGGTGTTCATCGGCCCGCCCGCCTCGGCGATCCAGGCCATGGGCCTGAAGGCCGAGTCCAAGCGGCTGATGGAGCAGGCCGGCGTGCCGCTGGTGCCGGGCTACCACGGCGCCGGGCAGGACGCCGCCCTGCTGCAGCGCGAAGCCGACCGGATCGGCTACCCGGTGCTGATCAAGGCCAGCGCCGGCGGCGGCGGCAAGGGCATGCGGGCGGTCGACAGGCCCGAGGACTTCGAGGCGGCGCTGGCGTCCTGCCAGCGCGAGGCGCGCAACAGCTTCGGCAGCGACGCCGTGCTGGTCGAGAAGTACGTGCAGCGGCCGCGCCACATCGAGATCCAGGTGTTCGGCGACAGCCATGGCAACCTGGTGTACCTGTTCGAGCGGGACTGCTCGGTGCAGCGGCGCCACCAGAAGGTGCTGGAGGAAGCGCCCGCGCCCGGCATGACGCCGCAGCTGCGCCAGCGCATGGGCGAGGCCGCGGTGGCGGCGGCGCGCGCGGTCGGCTATGTCGGCGCCGGCACCGTGGAGTTCATCGTCGAGCAGGGCGCCGGGGGCGAGATGGCGTTCTTCTTCATGGAGATGAACACCCGGCTGCAGGTCGAGCACCCGGTGACCGAAGCGATCACCGGGCTGGACCTGGTCGAGTGGCAGCTGCGGGTGGCGGCCGGCGAGCCGCTGCCGCTCAAGCAGGAGGACCTGCGCATCCACGGCCATGCCATCGAGGCGCGCATCTGCGCCGAGAACCCGGACAACAATTTCCTGCCGTCCACCGGCCAGCTGCGGGTCTACCGGACGCCGGAGGCGACCGAGTTCCTGGCGCGCGAAGGCGTGCCGCGCATCGATTCCGGCGTGCGCGAAGGCGACCCGATCACGCCCTTCTACGACTCCATGATCGCCAAGCTGATCGTGCACGGCGACACCCGCGAGCAGGCGCTGGCGCGGCTGGACGAGGCGCTGGCGCGCATGCACATCGTCGGCCTGGCCACCAACGTGCAGTTCCTGCGCCACGTGGTGAAGAGCCGCTCGTTCGCGCAGGCCGACCTGGACACCGCGCTGATCCCGCGCGAGCAGGCCGCGCTGTTCGGGCAGGAGCCGGTCGGCTTCGCCACCGCCGCGGCCGCGGCCGTCGCCAGCACCCTGCTGCGCGAGCGGGCGGACGAGGGCTCCGACCCGTTCAGCCGGCGCGACGGCTGGCGCGCCTGGGGCGACGCCACGCGTCGCTTCGGCTTCGAGTTCGGCGGCGAGCCGCGCGAGGCCGAGCTGGCCTGGCGCCGCGACGGCTCCCTGCACCTGAGCGCCGACGGCGTTACCGGTCCGCTGTCGTTCAGCGTGGCGGACGGCGGCGCGGTCGACCTGCAGTTCGCCGGCCACCGCACGCGGGCCCATGTCTACGCACAGGGCGAGACCGACCACGTCTTCACGCCGCAGGGCGCCGCCCAGATCGTGGCACTGGACCTGCTGGCCCATGCGGGCGAGGGCGAATCCGAAGGCGGCCGGCTGACCGCGCCCATGCCGGGCAAGGTGGTCTCCTTTGCCGTGAAGGCCGGCGACGCCGTGCAGAAGGGCCAGGCGCTGGCGGTGCTGGAGGCGATGAAGATGGAGCACACCATCGCGGCGCCGGCCGACGGCACGGTGGCCGAGCTGCTGTACGCCCCGGGCGACCAGGTGGCCGAGGGCGCCGAGCTGCTGCGTTTGGCTGCGGCGTAG
- a CDS encoding DUF1289 domain-containing protein, producing the protein MTSSAARQVRRKLREVAALPPGQPVPSPCVCICRIDPRTGLCDGCLRTIDEVAGWTSLDDAGKRAVWQRLGERAAAQSSQPSGEPTA; encoded by the coding sequence GTGACGTCGTCCGCCGCCAGGCAGGTGCGGCGCAAGCTGCGCGAAGTCGCCGCGCTGCCGCCCGGGCAGCCGGTGCCTTCGCCCTGCGTCTGCATCTGCCGCATCGACCCGCGCACCGGGCTGTGCGACGGCTGCCTGCGCACCATCGACGAGGTCGCCGGCTGGACGTCCCTGGACGACGCCGGCAAGCGCGCGGTGTGGCAGCGCCTCGGCGAGCGCGCCGCGGCGCAGTCATCCCAGCCCTCCGGAGAGCCGACCGCATGA
- a CDS encoding 2-hydroxyacid dehydrogenase gives MRILFHSPAHKAGPWLDGLQAALPEAEVAEWQPGVPPADYAVVWSPLQQLVDDQPRLKALFNMGAGVDALLKLRLPAHTQVVRLDDAGMSVQMAEFVCQAVVRHFRELDAYEADMRAGRWSFRRPRLRAEWPVGIMGLGVLGARVARALQGFEYTVHGWSRSPKAIDGVRCFAGREQLQDFLAASRILVCLLPLTPDTRDILNRDTLGRMMPGGYLVNVARGGHLVEPDLLELLDRGQLAGATLDVLREEPPPPEHPFWGHPRITLTPHTSARTLRDESIAQIAGKIRALERGEPVAGVVDREKGY, from the coding sequence ATGCGAATCCTGTTCCATTCGCCGGCCCACAAGGCCGGCCCCTGGCTCGACGGGCTGCAGGCCGCCCTGCCCGAGGCCGAAGTCGCCGAGTGGCAGCCCGGCGTGCCGCCGGCGGACTACGCGGTCGTGTGGTCGCCGCTGCAGCAGCTGGTGGACGACCAGCCGCGGCTGAAAGCCCTGTTCAACATGGGCGCCGGCGTCGATGCGCTGCTGAAGCTGAGGCTGCCGGCGCACACGCAGGTGGTCCGGCTCGACGACGCCGGCATGTCGGTGCAGATGGCCGAGTTCGTCTGCCAGGCGGTGGTCCGCCATTTCCGCGAGCTCGACGCCTACGAGGCCGACATGCGCGCCGGCCGGTGGTCGTTCCGCCGGCCGCGCCTGCGCGCGGAATGGCCGGTCGGCATCATGGGCCTGGGCGTGCTCGGCGCGCGGGTGGCGCGGGCGCTGCAGGGCTTCGAGTACACCGTCCACGGCTGGAGCCGTTCGCCCAAGGCCATCGACGGCGTGCGCTGCTTCGCCGGCCGCGAGCAGCTCCAGGACTTCCTGGCGGCCAGCCGGATCCTGGTCTGCCTGCTGCCGCTGACGCCCGACACCCGGGACATCCTCAACCGCGACACGCTGGGGCGGATGATGCCCGGCGGCTACCTGGTCAACGTGGCGCGCGGCGGCCACCTGGTCGAGCCCGACCTGCTCGAGCTGCTCGACCGAGGCCAGCTCGCCGGCGCCACGCTGGACGTGTTGCGCGAGGAGCCGCCGCCGCCGGAGCACCCGTTCTGGGGCCACCCCAGGATCACGCTGACCCCGCACACCTCGGCGCGCACCCTGCGCGACGAGAGCATCGCCCAGATCGCCGGCAAGATCCGTGCACTCGAGCGCGGCGAGCCCGTGGCCGGCGTGGTTGACCGCGAGAAGGGATACTGA